A single genomic interval of Comamonas sp. 26 harbors:
- a CDS encoding SGNH/GDSL hydrolase family protein — protein MANKLKLLAAALATAGLLAACGGGGGADTTPKAKVTSVKVMGDSLADSGTFGFKFTVQGSVPTGAGSTLIWPERIADQFSKSLCAHYRAGDENLTTYQEVASCTNYAVGGGRVNPLDAPTSPKSVLVQIQAAAKAGFSADDLVIIDGGANDAADVIGALIAAARGDSQPLNAMVAWLDSKAPGTSTALMTQAGGDASKFAGLAAGAYLQTLAKTLAGSIAQNVIAKGATRVAVLNVPAITKTPRFQMVLASIAQAAGGGDTGAAAAAKQEAAFDSLVQVFNNQLAASLSGQSQVALVDFYTEFKSQISNPAQYDFDNVKDPVCPVTGVDSSGLPTYTFPTCTAAALSATPGKPSPDWWQHHVFADSFHPTPYGHQQLSQLVARSLSQKGWL, from the coding sequence TTGGCAAACAAACTCAAACTCCTGGCTGCGGCCTTGGCAACCGCCGGTCTGCTGGCTGCCTGTGGCGGCGGTGGCGGGGCAGACACCACGCCCAAGGCCAAGGTGACTTCGGTCAAGGTCATGGGCGACAGTCTGGCGGACAGCGGCACCTTTGGCTTTAAGTTCACGGTGCAGGGCTCGGTTCCCACCGGTGCCGGCTCCACCCTGATCTGGCCCGAGCGTATCGCCGACCAGTTCAGCAAGAGTTTGTGCGCTCACTACCGCGCTGGAGACGAAAATCTGACGACCTACCAGGAGGTCGCCAGCTGCACCAACTATGCGGTGGGTGGCGGTCGCGTGAATCCGCTGGATGCACCGACATCGCCGAAGTCGGTGCTGGTGCAGATTCAGGCGGCAGCCAAGGCCGGATTCAGCGCGGATGATCTGGTCATCATCGATGGTGGTGCCAATGATGCTGCGGATGTGATCGGCGCCCTGATTGCGGCAGCCAGAGGTGATTCGCAACCGCTCAATGCCATGGTGGCCTGGCTGGATTCCAAAGCGCCGGGCACGTCCACGGCGCTGATGACGCAGGCCGGGGGCGATGCCTCCAAGTTTGCCGGCCTTGCCGCAGGCGCTTATCTGCAGACCCTGGCCAAGACCTTGGCCGGCTCCATTGCACAGAATGTGATCGCCAAAGGCGCGACGCGGGTTGCGGTGTTGAACGTTCCGGCCATCACCAAGACGCCGCGCTTCCAGATGGTCCTGGCCAGCATTGCCCAGGCCGCCGGCGGCGGTGACACGGGCGCTGCCGCCGCTGCCAAGCAAGAAGCCGCTTTCGACTCCCTGGTGCAGGTGTTCAACAACCAGCTGGCAGCCAGCCTGTCCGGCCAATCCCAGGTGGCTTTGGTCGATTTCTACACAGAGTTCAAGAGCCAGATCAGCAACCCCGCCCAGTACGACTTTGACAACGTCAAAGACCCTGTTTGCCCTGTCACCGGCGTGGACAGCAGCGGTCTGCCCACATATACCTTCCCCACCTGCACGGCCGCCGCCCTGAGCGCGACGCCGGGCAAGCCCAGCCCTGACTGGTGGCAGCACCATGTGT
- the dacB gene encoding D-alanyl-D-alanine carboxypeptidase/D-alanyl-D-alanine-endopeptidase: MLLTPTFLRKTLTVLGAPLLALLAQTSHSQAQPADTRIPAVVETALQRAKIPREAVSLLVVNVDGKTAPSLAWRTQQPMNPASVMKLVTTYAALDQLGPAYVWRTPVYLGGPVVDGALRGNLYIQGQGDPKLVLERLWLMLRRLQGMGVKVIVGDIVLDRSAFQLPAHDAAGFDNEPWRPYNASPDALLINYKAVAVNIAPDTGAGVARIQYDPPMFGMDNQQTLALAAPNSDCGDWRSKMQLDMANPQRIAFNGSYPASCGDKSWSIAPAQPERFAAKAIEGMWRELGGKLTGSAHDGTVPQGLQPAFQLESPALSEVVRDINKYSNNIMAQHVLLTLGMQRTGVTNYESARQSLAQWWTARLGNVEQPAVDNGAGLSRNASITANGLGRMLQSAWVSPVMPEFVSSMPIVGVDGTLRRSRSKFAGSAHLKTGTLRDSAALAGYVDGISGQRYVLVAMANHANATAARAAWDALVDWTAAQ, from the coding sequence ATGCTGCTGACCCCTACCTTTCTTCGCAAGACCCTCACCGTGCTTGGCGCACCTTTGCTGGCGCTGCTGGCTCAGACCTCTCACAGCCAGGCCCAGCCTGCTGATACGCGCATTCCCGCGGTGGTCGAAACCGCGCTGCAGCGCGCCAAGATTCCGCGCGAGGCCGTGTCCTTGCTGGTGGTGAACGTGGACGGAAAAACGGCTCCCAGCCTGGCCTGGCGCACGCAGCAGCCCATGAACCCGGCATCCGTCATGAAGCTGGTCACCACCTATGCGGCGCTCGACCAGCTCGGCCCAGCCTATGTGTGGCGTACGCCCGTGTATCTGGGTGGCCCTGTGGTCGACGGCGCGTTGCGCGGCAATCTCTACATTCAAGGCCAGGGCGACCCCAAGCTGGTGCTGGAGCGCCTGTGGCTGATGCTGCGTCGCCTGCAAGGCATGGGCGTGAAGGTCATCGTGGGCGACATCGTGCTGGACCGCAGTGCTTTCCAGCTGCCCGCGCATGATGCGGCCGGTTTTGACAACGAACCCTGGCGCCCCTACAACGCATCTCCCGATGCGCTGCTGATCAATTACAAGGCGGTGGCGGTCAATATCGCTCCTGATACAGGAGCTGGTGTCGCTCGTATTCAGTACGATCCACCAATGTTTGGCATGGATAACCAGCAAACACTGGCATTGGCAGCTCCTAATTCTGATTGCGGCGACTGGCGCAGCAAGATGCAGCTGGATATGGCCAACCCGCAGCGCATCGCTTTCAACGGTAGCTATCCGGCCAGTTGCGGCGACAAGAGCTGGTCCATCGCCCCGGCGCAGCCCGAGCGCTTTGCGGCCAAGGCCATCGAAGGCATGTGGCGCGAGCTGGGCGGCAAGCTCACCGGCAGCGCGCATGACGGCACCGTGCCGCAAGGTCTGCAGCCTGCGTTTCAGCTAGAGTCGCCCGCGCTGTCTGAAGTGGTGCGCGACATCAACAAATACAGCAACAACATCATGGCCCAGCATGTGCTGCTGACGCTGGGCATGCAACGCACGGGCGTGACAAATTACGAGTCCGCACGCCAGTCTCTGGCGCAGTGGTGGACGGCACGTCTTGGCAATGTCGAACAGCCCGCCGTGGACAACGGCGCAGGCCTGAGCCGCAATGCCAGCATTACCGCCAACGGCCTGGGTCGCATGCTGCAAAGCGCCTGGGTGTCGCCCGTGATGCCGGAGTTCGTCTCCTCCATGCCCATCGTCGGCGTGGATGGCACCTTGCGCCGCAGCCGCAGCAAATTTGCGGGCTCTGCTCACCTCAAGACCGGCACCCTGCGTGATTCGGCGGCGCTGGCAGGCTATGTCGATGGCATCAGCGGCCAGCGCTATGTGCTGGTAGCCATGGCCAACCACGCCAACGCCACAGCGGCCCGCGCCGCCTGGGATGCGCTGGTGGACTGGACGGCGGCGCAGTAA
- the tsaB gene encoding tRNA (adenosine(37)-N6)-threonylcarbamoyltransferase complex dimerization subunit type 1 TsaB produces MNLLAIDTSTDTLFVAVQQGDAVWQHSGPGAQQSSAQLLPAIRQLLKDAGLTFKQLDAIAFGRGPGSFTGLRTACAITQGLAFAAKVPVLPIDSLLTVAEEARHLHGCTEVEAVLDARMNEVYHAPFRYVDGQWIEPEDFGLCAPSVLQVATGMTVAGNAQPVYPELLAPAAAHVQAMPTATAMLRLAPALLAKGCAVPAEEALPRYIRDKVAKTTAEREAEKAAAAAAALVATDNAAQ; encoded by the coding sequence ATGAATCTTCTCGCCATCGACACCAGTACCGATACCCTGTTTGTTGCCGTCCAGCAGGGTGATGCCGTCTGGCAGCACAGCGGACCGGGCGCACAGCAGTCGTCGGCCCAGTTGCTGCCCGCCATTCGCCAGCTTTTGAAGGATGCCGGACTTACCTTCAAGCAGCTGGACGCCATTGCCTTTGGCCGTGGCCCCGGCTCCTTCACGGGTCTGCGCACGGCCTGCGCCATCACGCAAGGTCTGGCCTTTGCCGCCAAGGTGCCGGTGCTGCCCATTGATTCACTGCTGACGGTGGCCGAAGAAGCCCGCCACCTGCATGGCTGCACCGAAGTCGAAGCCGTGCTGGATGCACGCATGAACGAGGTTTATCACGCGCCGTTTCGTTATGTGGATGGCCAGTGGATAGAGCCCGAAGACTTTGGCCTGTGTGCGCCCAGCGTGCTGCAAGTCGCCACCGGCATGACGGTGGCCGGCAATGCCCAGCCCGTCTACCCCGAGCTGCTGGCCCCCGCCGCCGCTCATGTGCAGGCCATGCCCACCGCCACCGCCATGCTGCGCCTGGCACCCGCGCTGTTGGCAAAAGGCTGCGCCGTACCAGCGGAAGAGGCGCTGCCCCGCTACATCCGCGATAAAGTGGCAAAAACGACGGCAGAGCGCGAGGCAGAGAAAGCCGCCGCTGCAGCTGCCGCACTGGTCGCCACCGACAACGCCGCTCAATAA
- the rimI gene encoding ribosomal protein S18-alanine N-acetyltransferase, translating to MTSPSSSSLPATSACVDDAASLVHFEPLSALWLDTLLPIEEQAYAHPWSRGNFQDAMVAGYEVQLLVDANHQLLGYFVAMSVLDEVHLLNITVNPAHQRQGWARLLLDALALWSRQKNAQWIWLEVRESNQRAREVYLKHGFTEVGLRKNYYPNPNGPRENAVLMSLKLWP from the coding sequence ATGACATCACCCAGCAGCTCCTCACTGCCCGCCACCAGCGCCTGCGTGGACGATGCGGCATCTCTGGTGCATTTCGAGCCCTTGTCTGCGCTCTGGCTTGATACCCTGCTCCCCATTGAGGAGCAAGCCTATGCTCACCCCTGGTCGCGCGGCAACTTTCAGGATGCCATGGTGGCCGGGTATGAGGTGCAGTTGCTGGTCGATGCCAATCACCAGTTGCTGGGCTACTTTGTTGCCATGTCCGTGCTCGATGAGGTTCACCTGCTCAACATCACCGTCAACCCTGCTCACCAGCGCCAGGGATGGGCACGCCTGCTGCTGGATGCGCTGGCCCTGTGGTCGCGGCAAAAGAATGCGCAGTGGATCTGGCTGGAAGTGCGCGAAAGCAATCAGCGCGCCCGCGAGGTCTATCTCAAGCACGGCTTCACCGAAGTAGGCCTGCGCAAAAATTACTACCCCAACCCCAACGGCCCGCGTGAAAACGCCGTGCTTATGAGTCTGAAACTATGGCCCTGA
- a CDS encoding uracil-DNA glycosylase family protein, which translates to MALNLDARQRAMLEAMGITVWLPEPVETAVALETSAVIEGTELRATEPAPAMRATVIAPVAAPAPVSAPEPQSAVPAPVAVPAPARAPARQPAPILPSHPHEPRQFVQQPAAGPAGEPGLGWTISPPQLVYPHAPQHVQASEQGGWLILLEPAANPPLISPAQKPTPDSAQTALQGDAARLLDNMLRALQLQEKPRVFSAALHRAPPDADLSHAQPLQPALETLLRELRPDCVLVLGLASARAVLGRHDALGRLRSEPHRIAGVPTVVTYDPNYLLRAPQAKAGAWADLVQAHAFTKPV; encoded by the coding sequence ATGGCCCTGAACCTGGACGCCCGCCAGCGGGCCATGCTGGAAGCAATGGGCATTACCGTCTGGTTGCCCGAACCTGTAGAAACGGCTGTAGCGCTGGAGACCAGCGCTGTCATTGAAGGCACCGAATTGCGTGCAACTGAGCCTGCGCCTGCGATGCGCGCTACTGTTATTGCACCCGTCGCGGCACCAGCCCCCGTGTCTGCGCCTGAGCCGCAATCTGCAGTGCCAGCACCTGTTGCGGTGCCTGCCCCGGCCCGCGCACCCGCACGGCAACCAGCCCCCATTCTCCCCAGCCACCCGCATGAGCCTCGCCAGTTTGTGCAGCAACCTGCGGCAGGCCCTGCGGGGGAGCCCGGTCTGGGCTGGACGATCAGCCCTCCGCAACTGGTCTACCCGCACGCACCGCAGCATGTGCAGGCCAGCGAGCAAGGCGGCTGGCTGATCTTGCTGGAGCCTGCAGCCAACCCGCCCCTCATCAGCCCTGCGCAAAAGCCCACGCCCGACAGCGCGCAGACCGCGCTGCAAGGCGATGCGGCAAGGCTGCTGGACAATATGCTGCGCGCCCTGCAGCTGCAAGAAAAGCCGCGCGTCTTCAGCGCTGCGCTGCACCGCGCGCCGCCTGATGCCGACCTGAGTCACGCCCAGCCACTGCAACCCGCACTGGAGACCTTGCTGCGCGAGCTGCGCCCCGACTGTGTGCTGGTACTGGGCCTTGCCAGCGCCCGCGCCGTACTGGGCCGCCACGATGCGCTGGGCCGCCTGCGCTCCGAGCCGCACCGCATTGCAGGCGTGCCAACCGTGGTCACTTACGACCCCAATTACCTGCTGCGCGCACCGCAAGCCAAGGCAGGTGCCTGGGCCGATCTGGTGCAGGCCCATGCATTTACAAAACCGGTGTGA
- the corA gene encoding magnesium/cobalt transporter CorA: protein MLNIFTLANGRLVQEEIESLADLERFQPIWVDLESPTADEKRWIKQHYELSIPEDAMDDDIEESARFYEEDNGDLHIRSDFLIDDVEDPRSVRVAFIINQHNKNLRSCGVLFSIHDEDVPVFRLLRMRARRAPGLIDEAKDVLLKLFDADAEYSADTLERIYDDLEKVSQQVLSGNVTDEAAKDVLGAIARQEDLNGRIRRNVMDTRRAVSFMMRSKMLNAEQFEEARQILRDIESLDSHTAFLFDKINFLMDATVGFININQNKIIKIFSVASVALLPPTLIASVYGMNFQFMPELNWEYGYPYVVALMVASALGPMLYFRKRGWLK, encoded by the coding sequence ATGCTCAACATCTTTACGCTAGCCAATGGCCGACTCGTTCAGGAAGAAATCGAGTCCCTGGCCGACCTCGAACGCTTTCAGCCTATCTGGGTCGATCTGGAGTCGCCCACCGCCGATGAAAAGCGCTGGATCAAGCAGCACTACGAGCTGTCCATCCCCGAAGACGCGATGGACGACGATATCGAAGAGTCGGCGCGCTTTTACGAAGAAGACAACGGCGATCTGCACATTCGCAGCGACTTCTTGATTGATGACGTCGAAGACCCGCGTTCGGTACGCGTGGCCTTCATCATCAATCAGCACAACAAGAACCTGCGCAGCTGCGGCGTGCTGTTCTCGATTCACGATGAAGACGTGCCCGTGTTCCGCCTGCTGCGCATGCGTGCCCGCCGTGCACCGGGCCTGATCGATGAAGCCAAGGATGTACTGCTCAAGCTGTTTGACGCGGACGCTGAATACTCTGCCGACACGCTGGAGCGCATTTACGACGACCTGGAAAAAGTCAGCCAGCAAGTGCTTTCCGGCAACGTGACCGACGAAGCAGCCAAGGATGTGCTGGGTGCCATTGCCCGGCAGGAAGATTTGAACGGCCGCATTCGCCGCAATGTGATGGATACGCGCCGCGCCGTGAGCTTCATGATGCGCTCCAAGATGCTAAATGCTGAGCAGTTCGAGGAAGCACGCCAGATCCTGCGCGACATCGAGTCCCTGGACAGCCACACGGCCTTCCTGTTCGACAAAATCAACTTCTTGATGGACGCCACCGTCGGTTTCATCAACATCAACCAGAACAAGATCATCAAGATCTTCTCGGTGGCCAGCGTCGCCTTGCTGCCGCCCACGCTGATCGCCAGCGTCTACGGCATGAATTTCCAGTTCATGCCCGAGCTGAACTGGGAATATGGCTACCCCTATGTGGTCGCTCTCATGGTGGCCAGTGCGCTAGGCCCCATGCTGTATTTCCGCAAGCGCGGCTGGTTGAAATAA
- a CDS encoding 5'-methylthioadenosine/adenosylhomocysteine nucleosidase → MPIAILSALAEEQDGLVHLLENAQQARHAGRIFWTGKLHGKEVICALSGIGKVAAATTAVALIERFGAKAIVFTGVAGGLGDTVHVGHVVVARQYVQHDMDASPLFPCFEVPGYGRAVFDCDATLSNALLQSVQACVQQQAGEWAAELGLGAPQVHEGLIVSGDRFVSGSEEAEQLRQGLEQADLAPLAVEMEGAAIAQVCADYDLPFAAMRSISDKADDAAHVDFPLFVQSIASRYAQAVIEDLCKRL, encoded by the coding sequence ATGCCGATAGCCATACTCAGCGCGCTTGCCGAAGAACAGGACGGACTCGTCCATTTGCTGGAGAACGCGCAGCAAGCTCGGCATGCAGGCCGCATCTTCTGGACTGGCAAGCTGCATGGCAAAGAGGTGATCTGCGCGCTGTCTGGCATTGGCAAGGTGGCCGCGGCCACCACGGCGGTGGCGCTGATTGAGCGCTTTGGCGCCAAAGCCATCGTCTTCACCGGCGTGGCGGGCGGACTGGGTGATACCGTGCATGTGGGCCATGTGGTGGTGGCACGCCAGTATGTGCAGCACGATATGGATGCATCGCCGCTGTTTCCGTGCTTTGAGGTGCCAGGCTATGGCCGTGCCGTGTTTGACTGCGATGCGACGCTCTCCAATGCCTTGCTGCAATCGGTGCAGGCTTGTGTACAGCAGCAGGCTGGGGAATGGGCGGCAGAGCTGGGCCTTGGCGCGCCGCAGGTGCACGAAGGCCTGATTGTCAGCGGTGATCGCTTTGTCTCTGGCAGCGAAGAAGCAGAGCAGTTGCGCCAAGGGCTGGAGCAGGCTGATCTTGCACCGCTGGCCGTAGAGATGGAAGGTGCCGCCATTGCCCAAGTCTGCGCCGATTACGACCTGCCATTTGCCGCCATGCGCAGCATCTCGGACAAGGCCGACGACGCGGCGCACGTGGACTTTCCTTTGTTTGTGCAGAGCATTGCCAGCCGCTACGCGCAAGCCGTGATTGAAGACCTGTGCAAGCGTCTCTAA
- a CDS encoding long-chain-fatty-acid--CoA ligase translates to MSDRPWLNAYPEGVPADIDTSQYPSLVALMEEAFAKHANKVAYSFMGKELTFAEVDAQSKAFAAYLQGLGLQRGDRVALMMPNIPQYPVAVAGVLRAGYVVVNVNPLYTARELEHQLKDSGAKAIVIIENFAKTLQDGMHGSAIEHIVLCAMGDELGFLKGALVNYVVRSVKKMVPAFSLPGAVRFKDALAKGRGGNFAAPVFKADDMALLQYTGGTTGVSKGAVLLHKNIIANVLQSEAWNEPAMKKVPAGEQPTSICALPLYHIFAFTVNMMLSMRTGGKTVLIPNPRDLKATLKELSRHRFHSLPAVNTLFNGLANHPDFDTVDWSHLKVSVGGGMAVQSAVAELWLKKTGCPICEGYGLSETSPSVTCNPVTATAYSGTIGVPLPSTYVKLVGSDGQEVTEWGQPGEVAVLGPQVMAGYWQRPDETAKSMTADGYFLTGDIGTMDERGFVKIVDRKKDMVIVSGFNVYPNEVEDVVSNCPGVLECAVVGVPDEKSGEAIKLVIVKKDPALTEQIVRDYCHANLTGYKRPRHIVFRTELPKTPVGKILRRELRDA, encoded by the coding sequence ATGAGTGACCGTCCTTGGCTGAATGCATATCCGGAGGGTGTTCCTGCGGACATTGATACGTCCCAGTATCCATCGCTGGTGGCCTTGATGGAGGAGGCCTTTGCCAAGCATGCCAACAAGGTCGCTTACTCCTTTATGGGAAAGGAGTTGACCTTTGCCGAGGTTGATGCGCAGAGCAAGGCCTTTGCCGCCTATCTACAGGGGCTGGGCCTGCAGCGCGGCGACCGCGTGGCGCTGATGATGCCCAATATTCCTCAGTATCCGGTGGCAGTGGCGGGGGTGCTGCGTGCCGGTTATGTGGTCGTCAACGTCAACCCGCTCTACACCGCTCGCGAGCTGGAGCACCAGCTCAAGGACTCGGGTGCGAAAGCCATCGTCATCATCGAGAACTTCGCCAAGACGCTGCAAGACGGCATGCATGGCAGCGCTATTGAGCATATCGTGCTGTGCGCCATGGGCGACGAGCTGGGCTTTCTCAAAGGCGCGCTGGTCAACTACGTGGTGCGCTCCGTCAAGAAGATGGTGCCAGCCTTCAGCCTGCCCGGTGCTGTGCGCTTCAAAGACGCGCTGGCCAAGGGGCGCGGCGGCAACTTTGCGGCCCCCGTGTTCAAGGCCGACGACATGGCATTGCTGCAATACACAGGCGGCACCACGGGCGTGAGCAAGGGCGCGGTGCTACTGCACAAGAACATCATTGCCAACGTGCTGCAGTCCGAAGCGTGGAACGAGCCGGCGATGAAAAAGGTGCCTGCGGGCGAGCAGCCCACCAGCATCTGCGCACTGCCGCTGTATCACATCTTCGCCTTTACGGTGAACATGATGCTCTCCATGCGCACGGGCGGAAAAACCGTGCTCATCCCCAATCCGCGTGACCTCAAGGCGACGCTGAAAGAGTTGTCCAGGCACCGCTTTCACAGCCTGCCGGCCGTCAACACGCTGTTCAATGGGCTGGCCAATCACCCCGATTTCGACACGGTGGACTGGAGCCATCTCAAGGTCTCGGTGGGCGGTGGCATGGCCGTGCAAAGCGCTGTGGCCGAGCTGTGGCTTAAAAAGACCGGCTGCCCCATCTGCGAAGGCTATGGCCTGTCGGAGACCAGTCCCTCTGTCACCTGCAACCCTGTCACGGCAACTGCTTACTCGGGCACGATTGGCGTGCCCTTGCCCAGCACCTACGTCAAGCTGGTGGGCAGCGACGGGCAAGAGGTGACCGAATGGGGTCAGCCTGGCGAAGTGGCTGTGCTGGGGCCGCAGGTCATGGCTGGCTATTGGCAACGCCCCGATGAAACAGCCAAGTCCATGACGGCTGACGGCTACTTTCTGACCGGCGATATCGGCACCATGGATGAACGCGGTTTTGTGAAGATCGTGGACCGCAAGAAGGACATGGTCATCGTCAGCGGCTTCAACGTCTATCCGAATGAAGTGGAAGACGTGGTCTCCAACTGCCCCGGCGTGCTGGAATGTGCCGTGGTCGGTGTGCCCGACGAAAAATCAGGCGAGGCCATCAAGCTGGTCATCGTCAAGAAAGATCCGGCGCTGACCGAGCAGATCGTGCGTGACTACTGCCATGCCAATCTGACTGGCTACAAGCGCCCGCGTCACATCGTCTTCCGCACCGAGCTGCCCAAGACCCCTGTAGGCAAAATTTTGCGCCGCGAGTTGCGCGATGCCTGA
- the fba gene encoding class II fructose-bisphosphate aldolase (catalyzes the reversible aldol condensation of dihydroxyacetonephosphate and glyceraldehyde 3-phosphate in the Calvin cycle, glycolysis, and/or gluconeogenesis): MPLISMREMLDHAAENGYGIPAFNVNNLEQVQAVMSAADEVGAPVILQASAGARKYAGEPFIKHLIQAAAEMYPHIPLVMHQDHGTTPEICQGALNLGFGSVMMDGSLMSDGKTPSSFEYNIEVTQKVVAMAHQIGATVEGELGCLGNLETGEAGEEDGIGAVGKLDHSQMLTDPEEAAQFVQATQLDALAIAIGTSHGAYKFSRPPTGDILAISRVKEIHARIPNTHLVMHGSSSVPQELLAIINEFGGKMKETYGVPVSEIQEAIKYGVRKINIDTDIRLAMTGAVRKFLAENPDKFDAREWLKPAREAAKLVCKARYIEFGCEGQGSKIKGYTLDQMAKKYAAGDLAQLVK; encoded by the coding sequence ATGCCTTTGATCTCGATGCGCGAAATGCTGGACCATGCTGCTGAAAACGGCTATGGCATCCCCGCCTTCAACGTGAACAACCTGGAACAAGTCCAGGCCGTGATGTCGGCTGCTGACGAAGTCGGCGCGCCCGTGATCCTGCAGGCCAGCGCTGGTGCCCGCAAGTACGCCGGTGAGCCCTTCATCAAGCACCTGATTCAGGCTGCTGCCGAGATGTATCCCCACATCCCTCTGGTCATGCACCAGGATCACGGCACGACTCCTGAAATCTGCCAGGGCGCGCTGAACCTGGGCTTCGGCTCGGTAATGATGGACGGCTCGCTGATGAGCGACGGCAAGACTCCTTCCTCCTTCGAATACAACATCGAAGTGACTCAGAAGGTTGTGGCCATGGCTCACCAGATTGGTGCCACGGTTGAAGGCGAACTGGGTTGCCTGGGTAACCTGGAAACCGGTGAAGCCGGTGAAGAAGACGGCATCGGCGCTGTCGGCAAGCTGGACCACAGCCAGATGCTGACTGATCCCGAAGAAGCTGCTCAGTTTGTGCAAGCCACGCAACTGGACGCTCTGGCGATCGCCATCGGCACCAGCCACGGCGCTTACAAGTTTAGCCGCCCCCCTACAGGCGACATTCTGGCTATTTCCCGCGTCAAGGAAATTCACGCCCGCATCCCTAACACCCACCTGGTGATGCACGGCTCGTCTTCCGTTCCTCAAGAGCTGCTGGCCATCATCAACGAGTTCGGCGGCAAGATGAAGGAAACCTACGGCGTGCCCGTGTCGGAAATCCAGGAAGCCATCAAGTACGGCGTGCGCAAGATCAACATCGACACCGACATCCGTCTGGCGATGACCGGCGCTGTGCGCAAGTTCCTGGCCGAGAACCCCGACAAGTTTGACGCCCGCGAATGGCTCAAGCCTGCCCGTGAAGCTGCCAAGCTGGTCTGCAAGGCTCGCTACATCGAGTTCGGCTGCGAAGGCCAGGGCTCCAAGATCAAGGGCTACACCCTGGATCAAATGGCCAAGAAGTACGCTGCTGGCGATCTGGCTCAGCTGGTCAAGTAA